One window of Cohnella hashimotonis genomic DNA carries:
- a CDS encoding family 16 glycoside hydrolase encodes MKTRSRGKTTYKALVLGLVAAMLISAQASASDATAPTAPSGLTAYEMAAGTVELGWNASEDDTGVDHYAVFRDCSQIGTTSATTYTDSGVPASADGYYYVLAYDAANNDSGGSGACVTTLAPDVTPPSVPGSVAAALQGKSVRLTWAASTDDRKMAGYKVYRDNVQVAVVSGTQYTDTSVVSSTSYAYTVAAYDDSGNVSAASAPVTMTTPNYLHFSNFESGAGDWAVVTGTWNVVNDGSRVYNSGTTFDNSSAVGSASWTDYTVETRVKVNGWSSTNSPNAGIRLRFADKDNYYFLGYKSGSLTIYRRVAGANTGLGSKAYTLQTGEWYTFKAVVQGTSLKLYVNGTLEVSATDNKLAAGKAGLDSRFADARYDDFTVWDG; translated from the coding sequence ATGAAGACAAGATCCCGCGGCAAAACGACCTATAAGGCGCTCGTGCTGGGCCTCGTCGCCGCGATGCTGATATCCGCTCAGGCAAGCGCTTCGGACGCGACCGCGCCGACCGCGCCCTCCGGACTGACCGCCTACGAGATGGCTGCCGGTACCGTAGAACTCGGCTGGAACGCATCCGAAGACGACACCGGCGTCGACCATTACGCCGTGTTCAGAGACTGCTCGCAGATCGGTACGACTTCCGCGACGACATATACGGATTCGGGCGTGCCCGCATCCGCCGACGGCTATTATTACGTGCTTGCCTACGACGCCGCGAACAACGATTCCGGCGGCAGCGGCGCCTGTGTGACGACGCTCGCCCCGGACGTGACGCCGCCGTCCGTGCCGGGCAGCGTCGCCGCAGCGCTGCAGGGGAAGTCGGTCAGGCTGACGTGGGCGGCGTCTACGGACGATCGAAAAATGGCAGGGTACAAGGTGTACAGGGATAACGTACAGGTCGCAGTCGTAAGCGGGACCCAATATACGGATACGAGCGTCGTTTCCTCGACATCCTATGCGTATACCGTAGCGGCTTACGATGACAGCGGCAACGTGTCCGCGGCCAGCGCGCCGGTCACGATGACGACGCCGAATTACTTGCACTTCTCGAACTTCGAGAGCGGAGCCGGCGACTGGGCGGTCGTCACGGGTACCTGGAATGTCGTTAATGACGGGAGCCGCGTCTACAATTCCGGTACGACCTTCGACAACTCTTCCGCCGTCGGCAGCGCCTCCTGGACCGATTACACCGTAGAGACGCGCGTGAAGGTGAACGGCTGGTCTTCCACCAATTCGCCGAATGCGGGCATTCGCCTCCGATTTGCCGACAAGGACAACTATTATTTTCTCGGCTACAAAAGCGGCAGCTTGACCATCTACCGGCGGGTAGCCGGCGCCAATACCGGATTGGGCAGCAAGGCGTATACGCTCCAGACCGGCGAATGGTATACGTTCAAAGCCGTCGTTCAGGGCACCTCGCTCAAGCTTTACGTGAACGGCACCCTGGAGGTGTCCGCGACGGACAACAAGCTCGCGGCCGGCAAGGCCGGCTTGGACAGCCGATTCGCAGATGCGCGGTACGACGATTTTACCGTTTGGGACGGATAG
- a CDS encoding family 16 glycoside hydrolase, with the protein MAWKWLRNKSMLSGLLAMLLLVSSIPAIPGARVGSAHADTPSLPYAEDFEDGAAAGWTVVNGPWTVVNDDSKVYRSSAASSIARTVYGQPDWDNYEATARFKLNSWGSTQFQTVGLVTRYTDTNNYYLFTYDLGVLNIKKKVAGAMTVLASVPYTINAGAWYTLKAVSDHSRLKLSMNGTEILSVIDTALSAGKLGLLTAYGDVSFDDISIQATPPPSDVQAPTVPTGLTAAESPPGQVNLAWSASTDDDVVAGYVVRRDGSALAMTTSANYTDTQVKPGVAYTYTVSAFDPSGNHSADANPVSVTLASFVNGTSFRSDLIGVHPRLIVNPASASELARRTEDADYQTYYASIIAKANGFPGTVDWFTSSYGSDYDWEVVSFRFPTLAMAYYLTKDDAYKTKLRSYVLDVVNRPSWGNESVDYGGSMGNACGLIGVGFAYDWGYDAFSESERAQIALKLKLQSKKLYDEFFNHMSGTLAYWKSDYQNNHRQFRIEGLLTGTAAVLGDVGDPAVATMYAFAEQELETLLDEIAPDGSQHEGMQYMSFGDEHVVRSLTTYESVTGDGSLWNESVRNMGLFKLYGYGPGYKRLAPYADDSNSTGYFNNFLFKIASKYGDAKLQAAASSAYAADPNSFAWDVWNFLYYDDSLVPDSTPYEPWRYFPDLEMANFRTGWGANDLSVSFKSGPSGGHKLNAWRDRISPDGTYVNVGHDRPDAGNLYIEFAGKRWAEYPPYDKVDRWTKDVNSLLVDGVGQSGEGAIAFFQPTAGMRDDARITEFFGSPGYGFTTGDLHNAYPNMSKMDRNLLFVDGRYAVVFDDLASSSGERTYQFLYNSNGTWTGDASGGYRITQGTDSMQLFMLQPDALTATVGPARKAEMGTNLSVSNSVPSTTTNFLGVFYPKLNGEADLVKPTVVKDAEGTKMTVARAGGKTDYLSFRTAGTGAITTPYADSNARSLVYTMNGTNLANAMMIQGNALTIPNLRFAFSQAVNARYAKQDDGFKLWASSPRDAASASSQVLITGLAPDTDYTLTWSDGTTETSASSNDGQLTLTLDLAQSDLSVSVGGPTPADTSAPTAPRGLTAVSTASYSVDLNWTASSDDIGVGKYEVYRNCVPVGTTYGTSYTDTGLTASSRYFYSVVAYDLAGNRSGGLGACRSVPPPDVTPPTVPGAPTGVQTGKSIVLSWTAATDDRSLSGYKVYRDGSEIASVSGITYTDGTIESSTSYSYTVKAVDASGNLSAASAPFTVATPNFVSYSDFESGSAGWTAVTGTWSVIADGSGVYKSGTTYDNSAAIGSDTWTDYAAETRVKVNGWTSTNSPNAGIRVRFADVNNYYFLGYKNNVLTIYRRVAGANAAKTSKPFTLNLGEWYTFKAVVQGTSLKLYVNGSLELTATDDKLAQGKAGVDSRFGDSRFDDFTVTQ; encoded by the coding sequence ATGGCGTGGAAATGGCTGCGCAACAAGTCGATGCTTTCCGGACTGCTCGCGATGCTGCTGCTCGTTTCGTCGATACCTGCAATACCCGGTGCCCGCGTGGGCAGCGCCCATGCGGATACGCCTTCGCTCCCGTACGCGGAGGACTTCGAGGACGGCGCAGCGGCCGGATGGACCGTCGTCAACGGCCCCTGGACCGTCGTGAACGATGACTCCAAAGTTTATCGTTCCTCTGCCGCGAGTTCCATCGCGCGTACGGTTTACGGCCAACCAGACTGGGACAATTATGAGGCTACTGCGAGATTCAAGTTGAACAGCTGGGGATCGACCCAGTTTCAGACCGTTGGCCTGGTAACCCGCTATACGGATACGAACAATTATTATCTGTTCACCTACGACCTGGGCGTGCTGAACATCAAGAAAAAGGTGGCCGGCGCGATGACGGTGCTCGCCAGCGTGCCGTATACGATAAATGCCGGCGCCTGGTACACGCTGAAGGCCGTGTCCGACCATTCGCGGCTGAAGCTGTCGATGAACGGAACGGAGATTTTATCCGTGATCGACACCGCCCTTTCCGCAGGCAAGCTGGGGCTGCTTACCGCATACGGAGACGTCAGCTTCGACGATATCTCGATTCAGGCGACTCCGCCTCCGTCGGACGTGCAGGCGCCTACGGTTCCGACCGGTTTGACCGCGGCAGAGTCGCCGCCCGGACAGGTCAATCTCGCGTGGTCGGCTTCGACGGACGACGATGTCGTGGCGGGCTATGTCGTGCGCCGCGACGGCAGCGCCCTCGCCATGACGACCTCGGCGAATTATACCGATACGCAAGTGAAGCCCGGCGTTGCTTACACGTATACTGTAAGCGCTTTCGATCCTTCGGGCAACCATTCGGCCGACGCCAATCCGGTATCCGTCACGCTGGCGTCCTTCGTAAACGGTACATCGTTCCGCTCGGATCTCATCGGCGTCCATCCGCGGCTGATCGTCAATCCGGCCTCCGCGAGCGAATTGGCGCGGAGAACGGAAGATGCCGACTACCAGACGTACTACGCCTCCATCATCGCCAAGGCCAACGGGTTCCCGGGTACGGTCGACTGGTTCACGTCGAGCTATGGCTCCGATTACGACTGGGAAGTCGTCTCTTTCCGCTTTCCGACCTTGGCGATGGCCTATTACTTGACGAAGGACGACGCGTACAAGACGAAGCTGAGGAGCTACGTGCTCGATGTCGTCAACCGGCCTTCCTGGGGCAACGAGTCCGTCGATTACGGCGGCTCGATGGGGAACGCCTGCGGGCTGATCGGCGTCGGGTTCGCGTACGACTGGGGCTACGATGCCTTTAGCGAGAGCGAGCGCGCCCAGATCGCTTTAAAGCTGAAGCTGCAGTCGAAGAAGCTGTACGACGAATTTTTCAATCATATGAGCGGCACGCTCGCTTATTGGAAAAGCGACTACCAGAACAATCACCGGCAATTCCGCATCGAGGGGCTGTTGACGGGGACGGCCGCCGTGCTCGGCGATGTCGGCGATCCGGCAGTCGCGACGATGTACGCATTCGCGGAGCAGGAGCTGGAGACGCTCCTGGACGAGATTGCGCCGGACGGCTCCCAGCACGAGGGGATGCAGTACATGTCCTTCGGCGACGAGCATGTCGTCCGTTCCCTGACCACCTATGAATCCGTCACCGGTGACGGAAGCCTGTGGAACGAGTCCGTTCGGAACATGGGCCTGTTCAAACTTTACGGTTACGGTCCGGGCTACAAGCGTCTTGCGCCGTATGCCGACGACAGCAACAGCACGGGGTATTTCAACAATTTTCTGTTCAAAATCGCATCGAAATACGGGGACGCCAAGCTTCAAGCGGCGGCATCGTCCGCCTATGCGGCCGATCCGAATTCGTTCGCCTGGGACGTATGGAATTTCCTCTACTATGACGACTCCCTCGTTCCGGACAGCACGCCTTACGAGCCCTGGCGATACTTCCCGGACCTCGAGATGGCGAATTTTCGCACCGGTTGGGGAGCGAACGATCTGAGCGTGTCGTTCAAAAGCGGTCCTTCGGGCGGACACAAGCTGAATGCGTGGAGAGACCGGATCAGTCCGGACGGCACTTATGTCAACGTTGGGCACGATCGGCCGGATGCGGGCAATCTGTATATCGAATTCGCCGGCAAGCGCTGGGCGGAATATCCGCCCTATGACAAGGTCGACCGCTGGACGAAGGATGTCAACTCGCTTCTGGTCGACGGAGTCGGACAATCGGGGGAAGGCGCGATCGCCTTTTTCCAGCCGACTGCCGGCATGCGGGACGACGCGCGCATTACCGAGTTTTTCGGCAGCCCGGGCTACGGCTTTACGACGGGGGACCTGCACAACGCCTACCCGAACATGAGCAAGATGGATCGCAATCTGCTGTTCGTCGACGGCCGGTATGCCGTCGTGTTCGACGACCTGGCGTCAAGCAGCGGGGAGCGCACGTATCAATTTTTGTACAACAGCAACGGTACGTGGACCGGAGACGCGAGCGGCGGTTATCGGATTACGCAGGGTACGGACAGCATGCAGCTGTTCATGCTTCAGCCCGACGCCTTGACGGCGACCGTGGGTCCGGCGCGCAAAGCGGAGATGGGCACGAATCTGAGCGTCAGCAATTCGGTGCCTTCTACGACGACGAACTTCCTGGGCGTCTTCTACCCGAAGCTGAACGGCGAGGCGGATCTGGTGAAGCCGACGGTCGTTAAAGATGCGGAAGGCACGAAAATGACGGTGGCGCGAGCGGGCGGAAAAACGGACTACCTGTCGTTCCGCACCGCGGGCACGGGCGCGATTACGACCCCCTATGCCGACTCGAATGCCCGTTCGCTCGTGTATACGATGAACGGTACGAATCTGGCGAACGCGATGATGATTCAAGGGAACGCGTTGACGATTCCGAACCTGCGCTTCGCCTTCAGCCAGGCCGTTAATGCCCGCTATGCCAAGCAAGACGACGGCTTTAAACTATGGGCGTCCAGTCCGCGGGATGCGGCTTCAGCGTCCAGTCAGGTACTGATAACCGGGCTGGCGCCCGATACGGATTATACGCTGACATGGAGCGACGGAACGACGGAGACGTCCGCCTCGTCCAACGACGGGCAGCTGACCTTGACGCTCGACCTCGCGCAAAGCGATCTGTCCGTATCGGTCGGCGGCCCGACGCCCGCCGATACGAGCGCCCCGACCGCGCCGCGCGGCTTGACGGCCGTGTCGACGGCCAGTTATTCGGTCGATTTGAATTGGACGGCGTCGAGCGACGATATCGGGGTCGGCAAATACGAGGTATACCGCAACTGCGTGCCGGTCGGCACGACGTACGGCACTTCGTATACCGATACGGGCCTCACGGCTTCCAGCCGATATTTCTATTCGGTCGTCGCCTACGACCTGGCGGGCAACCGATCGGGCGGACTCGGGGCATGCCGGTCCGTCCCGCCTCCCGACGTGACGCCGCCGACCGTGCCGGGCGCGCCGACGGGCGTGCAAACCGGCAAGTCGATCGTGCTGTCGTGGACGGCCGCGACCGACGACCGGAGCTTGAGCGGGTACAAGGTGTACCGGGACGGCAGCGAGATCGCATCGGTCTCCGGTATTACGTATACGGACGGTACGATCGAATCGTCGACGTCCTATTCGTATACGGTCAAAGCCGTCGACGCTAGCGGCAATTTGTCCGCGGCCAGCGCGCCGTTCACGGTCGCGACGCCGAATTTCGTGTCGTATTCGGATTTTGAGAGCGGCTCGGCGGGATGGACGGCGGTTACCGGAACCTGGAGCGTGATCGCCGACGGCAGCGGCGTTTACAAGTCGGGCACGACCTACGATAATTCGGCCGCGATCGGCAGCGATACGTGGACCGATTATGCCGCGGAGACGCGCGTGAAGGTGAACGGCTGGACCTCGACCAATTCGCCGAACGCGGGCATACGCGTTCGGTTCGCGGACGTCAACAATTACTACTTTCTCGGCTACAAGAACAACGTCCTGACCATCTACCGAAGAGTGGCGGGCGCGAACGCCGCCAAAACCTCGAAGCCGTTCACTCTTAATTTGGGCGAATGGTATACGTTCAAAGCCGTCGTACAGGGCACTTCGCTCAAGCTGTACGTGAACGGCAGCCTGGAGCTGACCGCGACCGACGACAAGCTCGCGCAGGGCAAAGCCGGCGTCGACAGCCGGTTCGGCGATTCGCGGTTCGACGATTTTACCGTCACCCAATAA
- a CDS encoding carbohydrate ABC transporter permease, whose protein sequence is MNRTRRMRLSVLLLYLFFILTGIIMLYPFWYVLMFSLSDPLRASVNKLNLYPSHFSLSTYKYVLTQPFLYTGFKNTIIVTVFGTLISMLLTIGCAYPLSKESLRGRKFLFSLIFFTMLFNGGLIPTYIVIKQLHMIDSLWALMVPSAVSVYNMLIMIKFYKGIPSELIESAKMDGAGDWYVLLRIVVPLSGAVNATIGLIYAVSRWNEFLPGVLYINDQSKRVLQVVLNGMLREDSLANQPGLQDLASSPESIKMAAVVISIVPILAVYPYLQKYFVKGMLLGSVKG, encoded by the coding sequence ATGAATCGCACTCGCCGCATGCGTCTCTCCGTCCTGCTCCTGTATTTGTTTTTTATCCTGACGGGCATCATCATGCTCTATCCGTTCTGGTATGTGCTGATGTTCTCGCTAAGCGATCCGCTGCGCGCATCCGTCAACAAGCTTAATCTGTATCCTTCGCATTTCTCGCTGTCGACCTACAAATACGTGCTTACCCAGCCGTTTCTCTATACGGGGTTCAAAAACACGATTATCGTTACCGTCTTCGGCACGTTGATCAGCATGCTGCTCACGATCGGCTGCGCTTACCCGTTGTCCAAAGAAAGCTTGCGGGGACGCAAATTTCTGTTTTCGCTTATTTTTTTCACCATGCTGTTTAACGGCGGACTGATCCCGACCTATATCGTGATCAAGCAGCTCCATATGATCGATTCCTTATGGGCGCTCATGGTGCCGTCCGCGGTGAGCGTGTACAACATGCTCATCATGATTAAATTTTACAAGGGCATCCCTTCCGAATTGATCGAATCGGCCAAGATGGACGGGGCGGGCGACTGGTACGTGCTGCTGCGAATCGTCGTTCCGTTGTCGGGCGCGGTGAACGCCACGATCGGTCTTATCTACGCCGTATCCCGCTGGAACGAGTTTTTGCCTGGCGTCCTCTATATCAACGACCAGAGCAAGCGAGTGCTTCAGGTCGTATTGAACGGCATGCTTCGCGAAGATTCGCTCGCCAACCAGCCGGGCCTGCAGGATCTCGCTTCGTCGCCGGAGAGCATCAAGATGGCCGCGGTCGTGATCAGCATCGTTCCGATATTGGCCGTGTATCCGTATCTTCAAAAATATTTCGTGAAAGGGATGCTGCTCGGTTCCGTTAAAGGCTAA
- a CDS encoding ABC transporter permease: METVHTYKREEAAAKRLSRRHPIYKDRHLYLMLLPGLLFFIVFKYIPLYGIVIAFQDYDIFRGIRESEWVGWDTFKEVFAYSDFWVILGNTLQISVYKILFGFPAPIVVALLLNELGNRYFKKYVQTILYLPHFISWVVISGIVLTIMSPTNGVLSIVYEWFGMEPKNLLADPTAFRIILVASDIWKDLGWGTIIYLAALTQVDPSLYEAATVDGAGKWKQTWHITLPGIRNVIVLLLILRIGLLMNAGFEQILVMQNSAVLEVSEILDTFVFKFGLQQGNYSFATAVGLFNSAIALILILGAQWISKKFGEEGLM; encoded by the coding sequence ATGGAGACGGTTCATACGTACAAGCGCGAGGAGGCGGCCGCGAAGCGATTATCCCGGCGTCATCCGATTTATAAGGACAGGCATCTGTATTTGATGCTGCTGCCCGGCCTGCTGTTTTTTATCGTATTTAAATACATCCCCTTATACGGCATCGTCATCGCCTTTCAAGACTACGATATTTTCCGCGGCATCCGAGAGAGCGAGTGGGTCGGCTGGGATACCTTCAAGGAAGTGTTCGCGTATTCGGATTTTTGGGTCATTCTCGGCAATACGCTGCAGATCAGCGTCTATAAGATTTTGTTCGGATTCCCCGCGCCGATCGTCGTCGCGCTGCTGCTGAACGAACTAGGCAACCGGTATTTCAAAAAGTACGTTCAAACGATTTTGTACCTACCTCACTTCATCTCGTGGGTCGTCATCTCCGGCATCGTGCTCACCATTATGTCGCCGACGAACGGCGTATTGTCGATCGTATACGAATGGTTCGGCATGGAACCGAAAAATCTGCTTGCCGATCCGACCGCCTTCCGAATCATCCTGGTCGCCTCCGATATCTGGAAAGATCTTGGGTGGGGAACCATTATTTATTTGGCCGCCTTGACGCAGGTCGATCCGAGCCTGTACGAAGCGGCGACGGTCGACGGGGCGGGCAAATGGAAGCAGACCTGGCACATCACGCTGCCGGGCATCCGCAACGTGATCGTGCTGCTGCTGATCTTGCGCATCGGCCTGCTGATGAACGCCGGGTTCGAGCAAATCCTCGTCATGCAAAATTCCGCGGTACTCGAAGTCAGCGAAATCCTGGACACCTTCGTCTTTAAATTCGGCCTGCAGCAAGGCAATTACAGCTTCGCGACCGCCGTCGGACTGTTCAACTCCGCGATCGCGCTGATATTGATCCTGGGCGCCCAGTGGATCAGCAAAAAATTCGGCGAGGAAGGATTGATGTAA
- a CDS encoding extracellular solute-binding protein produces MYPGVSFDNKTTHYIEEKTNTKLEITAIPGADFENKLQIMLASGDKPDIIQIGTDALEMKFTKSGLLLPLNASFDKTPNLQKFGADGIWDAMKHSDGNVYAIPIRGSAIDNIPIYRKDWLDKLGLKVPTTIDEYYAVADAFSNKDPDGNGKKDTYALSGWTANGGFDLSTSDQVFGAYGTLPNSWLLQDGKLVWGSIVPGALDALKFLNKMYKGKMIDPEFVTDNSARFKDKVLKGVIGAPVYRYFLMDSSNLNNYYEPLKQNNPNAEFVEGGILKGPGDSVGFRMLTRRGWLKTAVLNSSPNVDAALRVLDFLASDEGNKYMNYGEEGVDYKVEGDLLTKTITDDQMKQEGIGQLRLAFNALYDQTSPRYRELFDYAHKIGYKDPADGLVVENNTKQVELDQYTGQQYVKMIMSDGPIDNMFADYVKEWKKRGGDALTQAFNDAYQEKNKK; encoded by the coding sequence ATGTACCCGGGCGTCTCATTCGACAACAAGACGACGCATTATATCGAGGAGAAAACGAATACCAAGCTGGAAATCACTGCGATTCCGGGTGCGGACTTCGAGAACAAGCTGCAGATTATGCTGGCGTCCGGGGACAAACCGGATATCATTCAGATCGGCACCGACGCCCTCGAGATGAAATTTACGAAATCGGGGCTGCTGCTTCCGCTCAATGCCTCCTTCGACAAAACGCCGAATTTGCAAAAGTTCGGGGCGGACGGCATTTGGGACGCCATGAAGCATAGCGACGGCAACGTTTACGCCATCCCGATCCGCGGCAGCGCCATCGACAACATTCCGATCTATCGCAAGGACTGGCTGGACAAACTCGGACTGAAGGTGCCGACGACGATCGACGAGTACTACGCGGTAGCGGACGCCTTTTCCAACAAAGATCCCGACGGCAACGGGAAGAAAGATACGTATGCGCTGAGCGGCTGGACCGCGAACGGGGGCTTCGATCTGTCGACGTCGGACCAGGTGTTCGGCGCATACGGGACCTTGCCGAATTCCTGGCTCTTGCAGGACGGCAAGCTGGTATGGGGCTCCATCGTCCCCGGCGCGCTCGATGCGCTCAAATTCCTCAATAAAATGTACAAGGGGAAAATGATCGATCCCGAATTCGTCACCGACAACAGCGCCCGATTCAAGGACAAAGTGCTCAAAGGCGTCATCGGCGCTCCGGTCTACCGTTACTTCCTGATGGACAGCTCCAATCTGAACAATTATTACGAACCGTTGAAGCAGAATAACCCGAATGCGGAGTTCGTCGAGGGCGGCATCCTGAAGGGTCCCGGGGACAGCGTCGGATTTCGCATGCTGACGCGGCGGGGATGGTTAAAGACGGCGGTGCTCAACAGTTCGCCCAATGTCGATGCTGCGTTGCGCGTGCTGGATTTCCTCGCCTCCGACGAAGGCAACAAGTATATGAACTATGGCGAAGAAGGCGTGGATTACAAGGTTGAAGGCGACCTGCTGACCAAAACGATTACCGACGATCAGATGAAGCAAGAAGGAATCGGACAATTAAGGCTCGCCTTCAATGCGCTGTACGACCAGACCTCGCCACGCTATCGGGAATTGTTCGACTACGCGCACAAGATCGGTTACAAAGATCCGGCGGACGGACTCGTCGTAGAGAACAATACGAAGCAGGTCGAGCTGGATCAGTATACCGGCCAGCAATACGTCAAGATGATCATGAGCGACGGACCGATCGACAACATGTTCGCGGATTACGTGAAGGAATGGAAAAAGCGGGGCGGCGATGCGCTGACGCAAGCGTTTAACGACGCGTATCAAGAGAAAAACAAGAAATAA